In a genomic window of Saccharomyces kudriavzevii IFO 1802 strain IFO1802 genome assembly, chromosome: 2:
- the FZO1 gene encoding mitofusin (similar to Saccharomyces cerevisiae FZO1 (YBR179C); ancestral locus Anc_8.573), with protein MSEGKQQPQNTNKSHKASTNQDDDTATVVPQTLTYSRNEGQFSTSDFQGLNDDHTTLFDGEGGRRDDDLLPSLRESSSKTHLISSQLSQWNYNNNRVLLKRSILKTQTFMDQLQEENDIRPIFIAANDEREKLHVLQLNIKLDGHYNAREKSGFNMEKGALSKLFQSQIESVTNHLSALKKRVDDVSSKVFITGDVNTGKSALCNSLLKQRLLPEDQLPCTNVFSEIIEARENDSIEEVHAIPLNIAPTLKEAIDMYSIQNPKTYEIHSLKELPNLVPQNEKYALLKIYIRDDKRPASTSLLRNGTVDISLIDSPGLNMDSLQTAEVMSRQEEIDLVIFVVNAENQLTLSAKEFISLASREKKLMFFVVKKFDKIRDKQRCKELILKQIRDLSPETHKRAADFVHFVSKNGDEVLNQHHDNDSDDNGNGKPDNDPYFSNDPDPDFDSLEDSLRNFVLKKRSLSKLLPAKTYLSKLLSDIIMISKSNMKMYAGEEKKINKQLETLRPEILSVKTKCSDLTTSVDHMAEETITMTYNNTKEALLSALDVPLHEYPKYQGLAQIYHFIFSTEDYITNQIDESIGSSELFAREKTDALVKRIYEIGKSELGEDFMCERVFKSELMFKKRKHLIGKRLRVSLSITDLFAPSWKGFLSYLSWQKPATAPLPDTESQAKKNQKGLMKTLGLKNYPLTQYWSRPSLLFTSKVPTLTLYFLGSTKVVGNIILNGIKLSSWSSLKKLSIPIIVVGSLLGITYLIHDLPRALPMNLSSKYRRKLQELDYIHLNAQRTSSEVRDVLRVPTREILRSCEIIMDKKQVTKKELESKKENNLLSIKFFQSLYEGTMAQKAMVEEINLDID; from the coding sequence atgtCCGAAGGAAAGCAGCAGCCTCAAAACACTAATAAATCGCACAAGGCCTCCACAAATCAAGATGATGATACAGCAACAGTTGTGCCACAAACTCTTACGTATTCTCGAAATGAAGGTCAGTTTTCGACTAGTGACTTTCAAGGATTGAATGATGACCATACCACATTATTTGACGGGGAGGGAGGTCGTAGGGATGATGACCTGTTGCCCTCATTGCGTGAGTCTAGTTCAAAAACGCATTTAATTTCTTCTCAACTTAGCCAGTGGAATTATAACAATAATAGAgtgcttttgaaaagatcGATTTTGAAGACACAGACTTTTATGGATCaacttcaagaagaaaatgatattCGTCCAATTTTTATCGCTGCCAATGATGAGCGTGAAAAACTACACGTTCTACAACTGAATATCAAGTTAGATGGTCATTATAATGCCAGAGAAAAGAGCGGCTTTAACATGGAAAAAGGAGCTTTATCAAAATTATTTCAATCTCAAATCGAATCGGTCACCAATCACTTAAGTGcgctgaaaaaaagagtagATGACGTTTCTTCTAAAGTATTCATCACAGGGGACGTGAATACCGGTAAATCTGCTCTTTGTAACTCTTTGCTGAAGCAGCGGTTACTGCCTGAAGATCAACTACCATGTACCAATgtattttcagaaataaTAGAGGCGCGGGAAAATGACAGTATTGAGGAGGTTCATGCTATACCACTTAATATAGCTCCCACTCTTAAGGAAGCCATTGATATGTACTCAATACAAAACCCAAAAACTTACGAAAttcattctttgaaagagcTCCCCAATTTGGTTCCTCAAAATGAGAAATATGCATTACTGAAGATTTACATAAGGGACGATAAAAGACCTGCTTCTACTAGTCTACTAAGAAACGGCACTGTTGACATCTCGTTGATCGACTCTCCCGGGTTGAATATGGATTCCCTACAAACAGCTGAAGTCATGTCCcgacaagaagaaattgacttggttatttttgttgttaACGCAGAAAATCAGCTTACGTTATCTGCTAAAGAGTTTATTTCTTTGGCATCtcgtgaaaaaaaattaatgttttttgttgtgaagaaatttgacAAAATCAGAGACAAGCAACGCTGTAAAGAGCTTATCTTAAAGCAGATCCGTGATCTATCCCCAGAGACACACAAACGTGCGGCtgattttgttcattttgtttccaaaaatggagATGAAGTGCTAAATCAGCATCACGATAATGACAGTGATGATAATGGTAATGGGAAGCCTGACAATGATCCATATTTCAGCAATGATCCAGATCCAGATTTCGACAGTCTAGAAGATTCTTTACGCAACTTcgttttgaagaaaagatcacTCTCCAAATTGCTACCTGCTAAAACTTATTTGTCCAAATTATTAAGCGACATAATAATGATTTCCAAATCTAATATGAAAATGTACGCtggggaagaaaaaaaaattaacaaACAACTGGAGACATTAAGGCCTGAGATTCTAAGCGTCAAGACAAAATGTAGTGATTTGACGACTTCTGTTGACCATATGGCGGAGGAAACAATCACAATGACCTATAACAATACGAAAGAAGCACTTCTCAGTGCGTTAGATGTTCCATTGCACGAATATCCGAAGTATCAAGGCCTCGCTCAAATTTATCACTTCATTTTCTCAACAGAAGATTACATAACAAACCAGATTGACGAATCGATAGGTTCTAGTGAACTGTTTGCCAGGGAAAAGACAGATGCGCTGGTAAAAAGGATCTATGAAATTGGCAAATCTGAACTTGGTGAGGATTTCATGTGTGAACGTGTTTTTAAAAGTGAGTTAATGtttaaaaaaaggaaacattTAATTGGGAAAAGATTAAGAGTCTCTCTATCAATAACTGATTTGTTTGCTCCAAGTTGGAAGGGATTTTTATCCTATTTAAGTTGGCAGAAACCTGCTACGGCGCCACTGCCGGATACAGAAAGtcaagcaaaaaaaaaccagaaAGGCTTGATGAAGACTTTGGGTTTAAAGAATTATCCTTTGACACAATATTGGTCAAGACCATCATTACTTTTTACATCAAAAGTTCCTACGCTAACCTTATACTTCCTGGGGAGCACAAAAGTTGTAGGAAACATTATTTTAAACGGAATTAAGTTATCATCATGGAGCTCCCTCAAGAAATTATCGATTCCAATCATTGTAGTGGGTTCGTTATTAGGAATCACCTATCTAATTCACGACCTGCCTCGTGCCTTACCAATGAATCTTTCAAGCAAATATAGGAGAAAGCTCCAAGAGCTAGATTACATCCACCTCAACGCCCAAAGAACTTCAAGTGAAGTACGCGATGTTTTACGTGTGCCTACACGTGAAATTCTAAGGTCATGTGAAATAATTATGGACAAAAAGCAAGTCACTAagaaagaattggaaagcaaaaaggaaaataattTGCTATCAatcaaattcttccaatCCCTATACGAGGGAACGATGGCTCAAAAAGCAATGGTGGAAGAGATAAACCTAGATATTGATTAG
- the EHT1 gene encoding medium-chain fatty acid ethyl ester synthase/esterase (similar to Saccharomyces cerevisiae EHT1 (YBR177C) and EEB1 (YPL095C); ancestral locus Anc_8.574) produces the protein MSEVSKWPAINPFHWGYNGTVSHVVGENGSMKLGLKDNDDQVEFDEFVNKYVPILKNGAHFNLSPYLFTGILQTLYLNAADFSKKFPVFYGREIVKFSDNGVCTADWVMNSWKKEYKFDQITRKFDTKKFGNDEKATHPEGWPRLQPRTRYLRDDELKDLGEVDLPLVVILHGLAGGSHEPIIRSLAEGLSRDGRFEVVILNTRGCARSKITTKILFTAYHTIDLREFLQREKQRHPNRKLYAVGCSFGATMLGNYLGEEGDKSPLSAAVTLCNPWDLLLSAVRMNEDWWSKTLFSKNIAQFLTRTVQVNMGELGVPNGSRPDHPPTVKNPSYYMFTPDNLVKAKRFKSSLEFDEVFTAPALGFPNAMEYYNAASSINRVDTIRVPTLVINSRDDPVVGPDQPYSIVEKNPRILYCRTDLGGHLAYLDNDNNSWATKAIAEFLTKFDELVV, from the coding sequence ATGTCAGAAGTTTCAAAGTGGCCAGCTATCAACCCATTCCATTGGGGGTACAACGGTACTGTTTCACATGTCGTCGGTGAAAATGGTTCCATGAAACTAGGTTTAAAAGACAACGACGATCAAGTTGAGTTTGATGAGTTTGTTAACAAGTACGTCcccattttgaagaatggtGCTCACTTCAACCTGAGTCCTTACTTGTTCACAGGTATTTTACAGACTCTATACTTAAACGCCGCTGATTTTTCTAAGAAATTTCCTGTTTTCTATGGCAGAGAAATTGTTAAATTTTCCGATAATGGGGTTTGTACAGCTGACTGGGTCATGAACTCCTGGAAAAAGGAATACAAATTCGATCAAATCACGAGAAAATTTGATACGAAGAAATTTGGTAACGACGAAAAGGCGACGCACCCAGAAGGATGGCCTCGTTTACAACCGCGTACGAGATATCTGAGGGACgatgaattgaaagatCTGGGGGAGGTCGATCTTCCTCTAGTCGTCATTTTACATGGTCTTGCCGGTGGTAGCCATGAACCCATCATAAGATCTCTAGCTGAGGGCCTGTCTCGGGATGGGAGATTCGAAGTCGTGATACTAAACACCAGAGGTTGCGCACGCTCTAAAATCACAACCAAAATCTTATTCACAGCTTACCATACAATAGATCTTCGTGAATTTTTgcaaagagaaaaacaaagacaTCCAAACAGAAAGCTATATGCAGTAGGTTGCTCTTTTGGTGCTACAATGTTGGGAAACTATCTGGGCGAAGAAGGCGATAAGTCTCCTTTATCTGCTGCGGTCACCTTGTGTAATCCATGGGATCTTCTCCTTTCGGCGGTTAGAATGAACGAAGATTGGTGGTCCAAGActttattttccaaaaatattGCCCAGTTTTTGACAAGGACTGTTCAAGTTAACATGGGCGAACTAGGTGTTCCAAATGGTTCTCGTCCCGACCATCCTCCTACAGTCAAAAATCCATCTTATTATATGTTCACACCTGACAATTTAGTGAAGGCAAAGCGTTTTAAATCGAGTCTAGAGTTCGATGAGGTGTTTACTGCACCAGCTTTAGGTTTTCCAAATGCTATGGAGTATTATAACGCAGCAAGTTCAATAAACAGAGTTGATACTATTAGGGTTCCTACTTTAGTGATCAATTCCAGAGATGATCCTGTTGTCGGCCCAGACCAACCTTATTCAATTGTCGAGAAAAATCCTCGTATTCTGTATTGCAGAACCGACTTAGGGGGTCACCTAGCGTATTTGgataatgacaataacTCATGGGCTACCAAGGCGATTGCTGAGTTCTTGACCAAATTCGACGAGTTAGTTGTATGA
- the DTR1 gene encoding Dtr1p (similar to Saccharomyces cerevisiae DTR1 (YBR180W); ancestral locus Anc_8.570) → MEEKPFQKRNSGLQINSQDSGTSRTTFHSLQDLGDDIMNESWDRVNEGKPNAKSEIVPEQSHSSPSISAQKINTKEEEIAIRSSNSQSKNLSPEPKADIPYTYFSKDRRLVIFGIIIFIGFLGPMSGNIYIPALPLLQREFDVSSTTINATVSAFMAVFSVGPLFWGALADFGGRKFLYMVSLSLMLTVNILLAAVPANIAALFVLRVFQAFSSSSVISLGAGTVTDVVPPKHRGKAIAYFMMGPNMGPIIAPIVAGLILMKGNYWRWLFGFTSIMTGIALILVSAFLPETLRCIVGNGDPKWGEKKSEADDKELSLPQKKGVSDRRLFPDMGIRKPVSNDPFFQQKFPKPPKAGLTLYWKMIKCLPILVTSISTALLFSSYYAFSVTFSYYLENDYHFNMLEIGAAYVCPGVAMLLGSQSGGHLSDYLRSRWIKTHPKKRFPAEFRLLLNLIGILLTICGTVGYGWSIFFHYHFVVLLVFSALTAFGMTWCSNTSMTYLTELFPKRAAGTVAVSSFFRNIGAAISSAIILKLCKAMGIGWCFTGLAICNLISLVGILYLIIFQRKYTTEGF, encoded by the coding sequence ATGGAGGAAAAAccatttcaaaagagaaattcaGGTCTACAAATAAATTCGCAAGACAGTGGAACAAGCCGCACAACATTTCATTCGCTTCAGGATCTGGGAGATGACATAATGAATGAAAGCTGGGATCGTGTAAACGAAGGAAAACCAAATGCAAAAAGTGAGATCGTTCCCGAACAATCACACTCCTCACCGTCAATATCAGCACAGAAAATTAAcacaaaagaagaggaaatagCTATCAGATCATCGAACTCTCAGTCAAAAAACCTTTCGCCAGAACCAAAAGCGGATATTCCATACACATATTTCAGTAAGGATCGAAGGCTAGtaatttttggaattatcattttcatagGGTTTTTGGGCCCAATGTCAGgaaatatatacattccGGCTTTACCACTGCTGCAAAGGGAATTTGATGTAAGTTCAACGACGATAAATGCCACGGTCTCTGCATTCATGGCAGTTTTCTCTGTTGGACCGCTTTTTTGGGGCGCTCTCGCAGATTTTggtggaagaaaatttctaTACATGGTATCTTTGTCTTTAATGCTAACTGTTAATATATTATTGGCTGCTGTACCGGCAAATATTGCGGCGCTCTTTGTTCTAAGAGTGTTCCAAGCTTTCTCATCCAGTTCTGTCATTTCTTTGGGGGCTGGCACTGTAACAGATGTTGTTCCTCCAAAACACAGAGGGAAAGCAATAGCATATTTTATGATGGGCCCAAACATGGGTCCAATCATAGCACCTATCGTAGCTGGGTTAATTTTAATGAAGGGAAATTACTGGAGATGGCTTTTTGGTTTTACCTCTATCATGACAGGAATAGCATTGATCTTGGTCAGTGCATTTCTTCCAGAAACACTACGTTGTATAGTTGGAAATGGGGATCCTAAGTGGggagaaaagaagagtgAAGCTGATGATAAAGAACTCTCATTACCGCAAAAAAAGGGAGTATCGGATAGGCGTCTTTTCCCGGATATGGGTATTCGTAAACCAGTCAGCAATGATCCTTTCTTTCAAcagaaatttccaaaaccACCTAAGGCAGGCCTGACCCTATATTGGAAAATGATCAAATGTCTTCCAATATTAGTCACATCTATCAGTACCGCATTACTGTTTTCTAGTTACTATGCCTTCAGCGTTAcattttcttattatcTTGAAAATGACTATCATTTTAATATGTTAGAAATTGGTGCCGCTTACGTCTGTCCAGGCGTAGCCATGTTACTGGGATCCCAATCTGGCGGCCACCTTTCAGATTATCTTCGTTCACGATGGATCAAAACACACCCCAAAAAAAGGTTTCCTGCAGAGTTTCGTTTGTTACTGAATTTGATTGGAATTTTGCTAACAATCTGCGGTACAGTTGGATATGGATGGtcgattttctttcactaCCATTTTGTGGTGcttttggttttttctGCCCTAACGGCTTTTGGCATGACTTGGTGCAGTAATACCTCCATGACATATTTGACTGAGCTGTTTCCTAAAAGGGCCGCCGGGACGGTTGCCGTTAGCAGTTTCTTTCGAAATATTGGCGCAGCCATAAGTTCCGCCattattttgaaactgTGTAAGGCGATGGGAATAGGATGGTGTTTTACAGGACTTGCTATTTGCAATTTGATTTCGCTCGTTGGTATATTATATCtgatcatttttcaaagaaaatatactaCGGAAGGTTTTTAA
- the RPS6B gene encoding 40S ribosomal protein eS6 (similar to Saccharomyces cerevisiae RPS6B (YBR181C) and RPS6A (YPL090C); ancestral locus Anc_8.567), which yields MKQGVLLPTRIKLLLTKNVSCYRPRREGERKRKSVRGAIVGPDLAVLALVIIKKGEQELEGLTDTTVPKRLGPKRANNIRKFFGLSKEDDVRDFVIRREVTKGEKTYTKAPKIQRLVTPQRLQRKRHQRALKVRNAQSQREAAAEYAQLLAKRLSERKAEKAEIRKRRASSLKA from the coding sequence ATGAAGCAAGGTGTTTTGTTGCCAACCAGGATCAAGTTGTTGTTGACCAAGAACGTTTCTTGTTACAGACCAAGACGTGAAggtgaaagaaagagaaagtcCGTCAGAGGTGCCATTGTCGGCCCAGATTTGGCTGTCTTGGCCTTGGTCATCATTAAGAAGGGTgaacaagaattggaaGGTCTAACTGACACCACTGTTCCAAAGAGATTGGGTCCAAAGAGAGCTAACAACATCAGAAAGTTCTTCGGTTTATCCAAGGAAGATGATGTTCGTGATTTCGTCATCAGAAGAGAAGTCACTAAGGGTGAAAAGACCTATACCAAGGCCCCAAAGATCCAAAGATTGGTCACTCCTCAAAGattgcaaagaaagagaCACCAAAGAGCTTTGAAGGTCAGAAATGCTCAATCTCAAAGAGAAGCTGCTGCCGAATACGCTCAATTATTGGCCAAGAGATTATCTGAAAGAAAGGCTGAAAAGGCAGAAAtcagaaagagaagagcttcttctttgaaggCTTAA
- the ECM31 gene encoding 3-methyl-2-oxobutanoate hydroxymethyltransferase (similar to Saccharomyces cerevisiae ECM31 (YBR176W); ancestral locus Anc_8.583) — MNITKRSLCAFPRRFYSTAKSVPKYNTIQDIRNKYISGTPLSMCTAYDFITASWVNKANCDLLLVGDSLAMTSLGYDSTITLSLDEFKYHVNSVCRAEGSSMVVVDMPFGTFESGISDGLKNAIDIMKLHSKVTSLKVEVGSYTKDKYAMKFIEELCSRGIPVMAHIGLTPQKVHSLGGYKVQGNKSLLQMQELFETAKQLQKIGCWSIVIECVPHKMAGFITSKLSIPTIGIGAGNGTSGQVLVISDLLGMQGDSVPKFVNQTVNMADIATGGLKEYIASVVDRTFPERDSHTFKVKEDLWNEFLSSINDK; from the coding sequence GATCATTGTGCGCCTTCCCCAGGCGATTCTATTCTACAGCAAAGAGCGTCCCCAAATATAATACGATTCAAGATATCAGAAACAAATACATTTCCGGTACGCCTTTGTCCATGTGTACAGCATACGACTTTATTACTGCTAGTTGGGTGAATAAGGCTAATTGTGACTTACTCTTGGTGGGAGATTCATTGGCAATGACTTCATTGGGGTACGACAGCACCATCACACTTTCATTGGACGAATTCAAGTATCATGTTAACTCCGTTTGTAGAGCCGAAGGTTCCTCTATGGTAGTTGTAGATATGCCCTTCGGTACGTTTGAATCGGGTATATCTGATGGCTTGAAAAACGCCATAGATATTATGAAATTGCATAGTAAGGTCACCTCTCTCAAAGTCGAAGTCGGATCATACACTAAAGACAAATATGCAATgaaattcattgaagaacTATGCTCCAGAGGTATCCCTGTTATGGCTCATATAGGATTAACGCCGCAGAAAGTACATTCACTTGGAGGTTATAAAGTTCAAGGCAACAAGAGCCTCCTGCAAATGCAAGAGTTGTTTGAAACGGCAAAGCAACTGCAAAAAATTGGCTGCTGGTCCATTGTCATTGAGTGTGTCCCTCATAAAATGGCCGGATTCATAACATCCAAACTTTCCATACCAACGATAGGTATCGGCGCCGGCAATGGTACCAGTGGTCAGGTTTTAGTGATATCTGATCTGCTGGGAATGCAGGGTGATTCTGTACCCAAATTTGTCAACCAAACTGTAAATATGGCGGATATTGCGACCGGGGGCTTAAAAGAATACATTGCGAGTGTGGTAGATAGAACATTTCCCGAAAGAGATTCGCATACCTTCAAAGTTAAAGAGGACTTGTGGAATGAATTTCTATCTTCCATTAACGATAAATAA
- the SMP1 gene encoding Smp1p (similar to Saccharomyces cerevisiae SMP1 (YBR182C) and RLM1 (YPL089C); ancestral locus Anc_8.566), giving the protein MGRRKIEIEPIKDDRNRTVTFIKRKAGLFKKAHELSVLCQVDIAVIILGSNNTFYEYSSVDMSNLITVHQNNADLPHNVIEPSDYGDYVKKPRVVLSERKRRRRRATVLQPDSNSGSSTISSQDSSGVQEKRNLSVPMVSNDIGNTVAGNSLIHMQGSISGSVSSNSGYTSNNVNYPMLQDYLHSGGSFYANNYKENNGQQPHANEVAYASHMNKRIRLGTHSLLPGSNKPNYGNFYPSPYDKLPKPPLASSLMGNIPPIQSQFVQVIPGNSNPIGRSFNGTGDSVTFETRQKIPPKVTVSNASDGPAPVQTMVHHLNQLNRNRERLSEKPSLTLNIPKVMKYSCQKSPVPYSFAASPKTDVQSNTEHISSSIISSPFSHSAISAFRSNDINESNHNGRSAGTHVNNETFFLKPPIGRPPKFPKSPSSSIVIFPSSVTNPSLKPQNQAGSPD; this is encoded by the coding sequence GCCAAGTAGATATTGCTGTCATTATTTTAGGATCTAATAACACATTCTATGAATACTCTTCCGTTGATATGAGCAACTTGATTACTGTTCATCAAAATAACGCAGATCTGCCCCATAATGTCATAGAGCCTTCTGATTATGGTGACTACGTTAAGAAACCACGTGTTGTTTTGAGTGAAAGGAAACGTAGGCGGAGAAGAGCAACCGTATTACAACCGGACTCCAATTCTGGAAGTAGTACAATTTCCAGTCAGGATTCTTCCGGTGTTCAAGAGAAGAGGAACTTGAGTGTTCCGATGGTATCTAATGACATAGGTAACACTGTTGCAGGTAACTCCTTAATACATATGCAAGGAAGCATATCTGGTAGCGTATCGAGTAATTCTGGTTATACAAGTAATAATGTAAATTACCCAATGTTGCAAGATTATTTACACTCCGGCGGGAGTTTTTATGCTAATAACTATAAGGAGAATAATGGCCAACAGCCTCACGCAAATGAGGTGGCCTACGCCAGCCATATGAACAAGAGAATTAGATTGGGTACTCATTCCCTCCTTCCTGGATCCAATAAGCCCAATTATGGCAATTTTTATCCCTCGCCTTATGATAAATTACCAAAGCCCCCATTGGCCTCAAGTTTAATGGGCAATATTCCGCCCATTCAATCGCAATTTGTCCAGGTTATTCCGGGGAATTCTAACCCAATTGGAAGATCATTCAATGGCACCGGTGATAGTGTGACATTTGAAACTAGACAAAAGATACCCCCCAAAGTTACCGTCTCAAATGCCTCAGATGGACCAGCTCCGGTGCAGACGATGGTTCATCATCTTAATCAGTTGAATAGAAATAGAGAAAGGCTCTCAGAAAAGCCATCTTTGACGTTGAACATTCCCAAAGTTATGAAATATTCCTGTCAAAAGTCACCGGTACCATATTCATTTGCCGCATCACCAAAAACGGACGTTCAATCCAATACCGAGCACATTTCTAGCAGTATAATTTCTTCACCCTTTTCCCATTCAGCAATTTCGGCATTTAGGAGCAATGATATAAACGAATCGAATCATAACGGTCGATCTGCTGGCACGCATGTAAATAATGAAACTTTCTTTCTCAAGCCGCCGATTGGTAGACCACCCAAATTCCCGAAAAGCCCGTCTTCTTCGATCGTGATATTTCCTTCCTCCGTAACCAATCCAAGTCTAAAGCCCCAAAATCAGGCAGGGTCTCCTGATTGA